A window from Bacillota bacterium encodes these proteins:
- a CDS encoding DUF501 domain-containing protein: MLSDILVLEQEAVEVLSVTGKRRGKEVDPRDIDLIEAQLGRRPKGVAEIVTRCPSGAPQVIKNIPVTFDEEDPQSPPRILPTLYWLTCPELLTAVARLEAEGMVSKLQEIIDKDPRLTERLQTAHARHARQRRELVTDTAWASRWPQQFTVISQTGVGGIRGSGIKCLHTHYADFLATGDNPVGELVHKELKLRGWLPCQEAGLGGSIPCFTQAKDEIQPDTEVEAGKLLAAGKVGTNSCRIVVTQGEPSRSQDLTVVADWSVESRIGAGVDETKSLSPEAVDRTIAALKQLLAQTEIWGAALVDLAGTGALREAANAEEFVDRVKAEVGVDLRIISGSEEARLSYAGATAKLPEEQRKEATVIDIGGGSTEIMGQQGELVLSLEVGAVRLTERWLGEGNGAYGDSSQWEELLTFATRAVEAALATQGQKLVPSSQVVGVGGTFTTLAAIRGEVRDYHRAKVEGMGLALEEFDQIGRRLFALPPEKRVNIPGLPPARADIITEGVAIALAVLQQLGADGVMVSTNDMLLGMILQAGKVKA, encoded by the coding sequence ATGCTCTCGGACATATTAGTCCTAGAACAGGAAGCAGTGGAGGTGTTGTCAGTGACGGGAAAAAGAAGGGGGAAGGAAGTCGACCCCAGGGACATTGACCTAATCGAAGCACAGCTGGGCAGAAGACCCAAGGGTGTGGCGGAGATAGTCACCCGATGCCCCAGCGGAGCTCCCCAGGTAATTAAGAATATCCCGGTAACCTTTGACGAAGAGGATCCCCAGTCACCACCTCGGATTTTGCCTACCCTGTACTGGCTCACCTGCCCAGAGCTGTTGACCGCGGTGGCTCGCCTAGAGGCTGAGGGAATGGTTTCCAAGTTACAGGAAATAATAGACAAGGATCCCAGGTTGACCGAAAGACTACAAACCGCCCATGCCCGCCACGCTCGCCAGCGCCGGGAGCTGGTCACCGACACCGCTTGGGCCAGCCGTTGGCCCCAACAGTTTACGGTGATCAGTCAGACGGGAGTGGGAGGAATTCGAGGCAGCGGAATCAAGTGCCTGCATACCCACTACGCCGACTTTCTCGCCACCGGTGATAACCCCGTGGGAGAGCTGGTGCACAAGGAGCTAAAGCTCCGAGGATGGCTGCCTTGTCAAGAAGCAGGGCTAGGGGGCAGTATCCCTTGCTTTACCCAGGCCAAAGACGAAATCCAGCCAGATACCGAGGTCGAAGCGGGCAAGCTCCTTGCCGCGGGCAAGGTGGGTACGAATTCCTGTAGAATTGTTGTCACCCAAGGGGAGCCTAGCCGCAGCCAAGACCTTACCGTCGTCGCTGACTGGAGTGTAGAGTCCCGGATCGGCGCCGGGGTCGATGAGACCAAGAGCTTAAGTCCCGAGGCGGTGGACCGCACCATCGCGGCTCTCAAGCAATTACTGGCCCAAACAGAGATCTGGGGTGCAGCTTTAGTGGATCTGGCGGGAACCGGTGCGCTGCGGGAGGCTGCCAATGCCGAGGAGTTTGTTGATAGAGTTAAGGCAGAGGTGGGAGTGGACCTGAGGATTATCTCTGGGAGCGAGGAGGCTCGGTTGTCCTATGCCGGGGCCACCGCGAAGCTGCCGGAGGAACAGAGAAAGGAAGCAACGGTGATCGACATCGGCGGCGGGAGCACCGAGATAATGGGCCAGCAGGGAGAGCTCGTCCTCAGCCTTGAGGTGGGGGCGGTGCGGTTGACGGAGCGCTGGCTGGGCGAGGGCAACGGTGCCTACGGAGATTCTAGTCAGTGGGAAGAGCTACTTACCTTTGCTACCAGGGCTGTTGAAGCAGCCCTTGCCACCCAGGGCCAGAAGTTGGTCCCATCTAGCCAAGTGGTGGGCGTTGGGGGTACCTTTACTACCCTAGCGGCTATTAGGGGTGAGGTGAGGGACTATCACCGGGCAAAGGTAGAGGGCATGGGGCTAGCCCTGGAGGAATTTGATCAGATTGGCAGAAGGCTCTTCGCCTTACCGCCGGAAAAGCGGGTCAACATCCCTGGACTTCCCCCGGCTAGGGCTGATATAATCACCGAGGGAGTTGCTATTGCCTTGGCTGTACTGCAGCAGCTGGGCGCCGATGGAGTCATGGTATCCACCAACGATATGCTGCTGGGAATGATTTTGCAGGCGGGGAAGGTCAAGGCTTAG